The window CCACCTCCGCGGGGCCCGCCGGATCGACACCGGGGATGACCGTCGCCAGCGGCGCGATCGCCGCTGTGGTCGGCGTCCGGCACGGTCCTGTCGGCGGCGCGGAGCGGTCGCTTGCTGGCTCCGTCGCGGTGCGCCGAGCGGGAGTCGTGCCCGTCTGCATACCAGAAAGGAGTCGGGGGATCCGGTATAAGCCTTCGGCGATGGCAGGCGTTGCCTCGCTTCGTTCCGTGTGAACTTACGGCACGGAGAGCGGCGGGGACGGTCCGACGGGGAGGGAGGAGTTCCGTCGAGCCCCCGGACGAGGTGGGTGTACAGCCCTCGAAACGGGCAAAAAGAATTTTCGGATGGCGGCGGTACCGTCCGCGCTGATGCCCTCCACCGACAGGCGACCGGTGCTGACGTACATCGCGCTCGCGATGACGGGATTGGTCGGAGCCGATCTGGCGGTGAAAGCGACCGAATCGCGGGACGAACCGCCCTCGTGGGGCCCTCCCGTCGAGGGCGGGCACGGGGACTGGGCGATCATCGACGAGGACACCGACCGGGTCGACGACGAGGGGATCGACGCGACCCTCGTGCTGACGGTTCAGGGGCCGAACGACGGCTCCGACCGGTTCGACGACGAGGGGATCCGCATCGTCAGCTACGAGGCGATCGTGGACGACGACGACCCGGACTGGACCTACACCCTCGGACGACCGCGCCTCTCGCTCCGCCTCAGCACGAACGGCGCGGGGACGGTCTTCTTCTCGAACGCCAACGCGTACGGGGACACGTCGGACCGCGACGTGACCGGACGCACCGAGATCCGCCACGCGTTCGACGCCGGGAGCGGCCGGGGAGCCGTGAATCCGATCCTGAACTACTCGGGGCCCGCCGACGGCGACGGAACCAGTGCGGACGCGACCATGGAGTCGACCGTTACCGTTCCGATACTGAAAACGTGGCTTCGGGGGGTCGGCGGCCGGATCGAGGCCGGGACGCTTCGGTGCGAGATCACGGAGACGGTCACCTTCGTCGGGTGACCGCGACCGCGAGAGCCCATCCGGATTCGGCGGGAGAGATCTCTCGGTCACGAGGAAACGCCGCAAAAGCGGAGTCCGCTAACCCGAAGCAGACCGCGACCGCGGACCGCGTCGCCGACTTAGAAGTAGTCGATCGACTGCGGCAGTTCGAGCTTCATCCCCTTGCGCTCGCGGATCTCCATGATCTTCTCGCGCTGGAGGTTGTCGACGAGGACGCGGAAGCCCGCGTTCTCGGTGTTCCACGAGGCGCGGCCCTCGGTGGCCGAGCGGATGTCGGAGGAGAAGCCGATCATCTCCTCGACGGGCGCGATGCCCTCGACGACCATCAGGTCGCCCTCCTGGTACATGTCGTCGACGCGGCCGCGGCGGCCCTGGATCTCGCCGGACGCGGCGCCCATGTGCTCCGAGGGCACGTCGATCCGGACGTCCTGGATCGGCTCCAGCAGGCGGACCTCGCCGTCGATCAGCGCGCGGTGGACCGCGTCGCGGACCGCGGGGATGACCTGCGCGGGCCCGCGGTGGATGGTGTCCTCGTGGAGCTTCGCGTCGTGGAGACGGAACAGCGATCCCTGGACCGGCTCGGCGGCGAGCGGCCCGTCGTCGAGCGCCTCTTGGAGCCCTTCTAAGACGAGCTCCATCGTCTCGTTGAGGTGCTGGATCCCCTTCGTGTCGTCGATGAGGATGTTGGTCCGGTGGATGTCCTCGACGTTCTGCGAGGTGTCCTTGTCCATGCCGGCCTCCTGCAGCGCCTCGCGGCGCTCCAGTTCGGGCATGTCCATCGAGACCTCGCCGAGCTGGATGGCGTCGACGATGTCCTGGTCCATCGGCTCGACGGTGATGTAGAACTTGTTGTGACGGTTCGGCGACTGCCCCTCGACCTCGCGGGACGCCTCTTGGGGCTGCTCGCGGAAGACGACGATCGGCTCGCCGGTGATGACCGGGATGCCCTGGTTGTCGCGGATGCGCTGGGTGATCACTTCGAGGTGGAGCTCGCCCTGCCCGCTGATGAGGTGCTCGCCCGTGTCCTCGTTGATCTCGATCTGGATCGTCGGATCCTCCTTTGCGACCTGCTGGAGCGTCTCGATGAGCTTCGGCAGGTCGTCCATGTTCTGGGCCTCGACGGACTTCGTGATGACCGGCTCGGAGATGTGCTCGATCGACTCGAACGGCGTCATCTCGACGGACGAGACCGTGGAACCGGCGATGGCGTCACGCAGTCCGGTGACGGACGCGATGTTCCCGGCCGGGACGCGGTCCACCTCCTCGCGCTCGGACCCCATGAAGAGCCCGACGCTCTGGATGCGGTTCTTGCCGGCGGTCCCGGAGACGTACAGCTCCTGGCCCTTCTCCAGTGTGCCGGAGAAGACGCGGCCCGTCGCGATCTCGCCCGCGTGCGGGTCCATGGAGATGTCGGTGACCATGAAGACGACCTCGCCGTCCTCGTTGACCATCCGCATCGTGTCGGCCAGCTCGCTGTCCGCGTCGCCGCGCCAGATGCGCGGGACACGACGAGGCTGGGCGTCGACCGGGTTCGGGAAGTGCTCGCAGACCATGTCGAGCACGACGTTCGAGAGCGGCGTCCGCTCGTGGAGCTCTTCGCGCTTGTCGTTCTGTTCGAGCTCCATGATGTCGCCGAAGTCCATGCCGGTCCGCTGCATCGACGGCATCGAGACGCCCCACTTGTACAGCGCGGAGCCGAAGCCGACCGTCCCGTCCTCGACGGAGACGGTCCAGTCCGTGGGGATGTCGTCCATGTTCTCGGCCATCCCGCGGATGAGCTCGTTGACGTCGGCGATGACGGACATCAGCCGCTCCTGCATCTCCTGAGGCCCCTCCTGAAGCTCGGAGATGAGGCGGTCGACCTTGTTGATGAACAGCGCCGGCTTCACGCCCTCGCGGAGCGCCTGCCGGAGCACCGTCTCCGTCTGCGGCATCGCGCCCTCGACGGCGTCGACGACCACTAAGGCGCCGTCGACCGCGCGCATCGCGCGGGTGACGTCGCCCCCGAAGTCCACGTGGCCCGGGGTGTCGATGAGGTTGATGAGGTGGTTGGTGTCCTCGTACTCGTGGGTCATCGAGACGTTCGCCGCGTCGATGGTGATGCCGCGCTCCTGCTCGTCCTCCTTCGTGTCCATCGCGAGCTGCTCGCCCGCGGTGTCCTGGGAGATCATGCCGGCACCGGCCAGCAGGTTGTCGGAGAGCGTCGTCTTGCCGTGGTCGACGTGGGCGGCGATGGCGATGTTCCGGATGTTCTCCGGAGTGTCCATCAGCCGCTCGCACTCTTGAACGATCTTCTTGCGTCGGCCCATTATACCGCTTGTTACCGATAGCAGGGTCAAAAGGGTAGTGTTTCTCCGCGGCCGTTTCGCCGAGGATCACCCCTGATCGCCGGAGATTTCGTGTCGATCGGTCGCACGATTCGATGCGTGTGGGCAGCACGATTCGGTGAGCGCGAGCCGCGCGGTTCGGTGAGCGCGAGCCACGCGGTTCGGGATGGGTGGGCGAGACGAACGGCCGCGAGACGACCGCGGCCGTCTCCACGCGGATTTAAGTGCTCGGTGGGGAACCGAGGCGTATGAACGAGACGCTCTCGCGGCTCGCCGACACCGGCGTCGTCGCGGTGCTGCGCGGGGTCGAGGCCGACCAGCTCATCGGGATCACGGAGGCGCTCCGCGAGGGCGGGGTCACCGCCGTCGAGATCACCGCGGACACGCCAGACGTCGCCGGGAAGCTCGAAGCGGTGACGGGCTCGTTCGGCGACGAGGTCGTCGTCGGCACCGGCACCGTGCTCGACAGCGAGACCGCCCGGACGACCCTGATGGCCGGCGCCGAGTTCGTCGTCTCGCCGAGCCTCCACGAGGACGTGATCGAGACCTGCAACCGCTACGGCGCCGTCACCGCGCCCGGCGTGATGACGCCGACCGAGGCGATCCGAGGGTACGAAGCCGGCGCCGACTTCGTGAAGGTGTTCCCCGCGAAGACCGTCGGTCCGGCCCACCTCGGCGCGATGAAGGGACCGCTCGGCCAGATCCCGATGATGCCGACCGGCGGCGTCGGCCCCGGCAACGCGGCCGACTACATCGACGCCGGCGCGTTCGCGGTCGGCGCCGGCGGCGCCCTCGTCGACTACGACGCGGCCGAGCGCGGCGACTACGAGTCGATCACCGAGACCGCCCGCGAGTTCGTGCAGGTGGTCGAGGAGGCGCGCGACGACGACTGAGGCGACGCAATAGCGACGGTCTCCTTATAAACAAATAAATACGGCAGCAGCGGTGGCGCGCGCCTTCGAGTGGCCGCCCTCGGCGGCCACGAGGTGCGCGTGCGAGGGACGCGGTGAGCGCTCGGAGAGCGCGAACCGCGAGGCTGGGGAGGCGTGAGGTGCGGTTGCGGTGCGGTCGGGGTGGGACTCAAAGGGGCAGCCGCGAGGCGGACGCAGGCGACGTAAGCAGCGTGGCGCGTAGCGCCACGGGCAGCCGGCGGCGAAGCCGCCGGCGACACCGCAGGGAGCGAACAAAGTGAGCGACCGAGGAGCGCAGCGAGCGTGCATCCGCCTCGCGGCTGGGGCTTTGGAGGTGCTCTCCGCCGATCTATCATCAACCGCGTATAAATGAGCTGATGGAGCTTTGGAGGTGCTCTCCGCCAGATCGAGATCGGTTCTTTATAAAGGACAGACGGAGGCGACAATCACTCGGAAGCTTTCGAAAAGCGCGTCTTCGCCCGCAACCCCTACATGAAGTCGGCGATGCCGGACTGCTTGTTGGTGTCGTCCTCGAAGATCGATTCGAGCGACTCCTCTAACACCTTCAGCCGCTGTTTCGTATAGGGTCGACAGCCGAACCGGTCGGCGACCTCGATCGCCGTGTCGACGTACTTGTTCACCGATCCCTGGTGGACGGTGAGGTTCACGCGCCCGCCGCACTCGCGGCAGTCGCCCGAGAGCGGCATCCGGCGGTACTTCTCGCCGCAGTCGAGACACCGCGTCTCCTGCCGCGAGAACGCCCGGAGGTTCCCGATGATGTCCGGCAGGAAGTGGTACTCGATGACCCGCTCGGCCACGTCGGTCTCGTCGACCGCGCGGAGCTTCCGGGCCAGCTCCAGCTGCGCGTCCATCTTCTCCATCATGTCCCCGAGCGTTTTGTACGCAGACAGGTCCGGCCCCATCGCGATGTCCGTCGTGTCGTGGGTGTGGTCGAACCCGTGGTACTCCTCGTCGGTCCCGAGCGTGTCCTCGCCGAGCTGGATCCGGTCTTCCAGCTCCTCCGGGTCCGTCAGCTCCAGCGTCGCCTCGTAGAACTCGCGCGGGTACTCGCGCACGATATCCATGTTGTGCGCCTCGTCGTCGATCTCGGAGGGGTCGATCCGCGAGGACATCACGAGGGGCGCGTCCATGCGCCCCCCGCGCTGGTCGGGGAGAAATTCTTTCGAGAAGTTGAGAAGTCCGTCCATCAGGAGCATCACGCAATCCTCGTCGCCGTCGCACTGAGCGACCAGTAAATCGTTCGCCGCGAGGGTGTGCGTCTCGGCGACCGTGAGATTGTAGGTGTGTTCGACGTCGCTTTCGAGGAATTCCACCGAGTCGACTACGTCCGTCTCGATCCCTCCATCTGCAGCCACATCAGCGGCGACTTCCGCCGACGTCTCGTAATCGAGAGTCGTCGCTGGAACCAAATCACCGATCTCCAGTTCGTTCGCGGCGACCTTCCGAACACGCCCGTCCTCGGCTCGCAGCATCGTATGGTCGGGCGTCACGCGAATTGAGCGTCCACCCCGGGTCTCGACCCGGACAAGGTGGTCCTGACTCAGGTGTTTTGAGACGGCAGTCACCGACTGTGTCGACCTGTTTCCGCGTTCGTCGATCGAAGGGACTTCGATCGAGCCGTCGAGTTCGTCCACGAGCGTTCCGAAGTCATCGGTTCGCGGATTGTCCAGCCGATCCTCAACGAAGGCTTCGATAGTCTCGCGGTGCCAACCCGCGTCGTCTCGATACTCGATTTCCGTCTCCGGGTGGAAACAGTTCCTTCGTTTGGCGGCGTGAAAGTACGGATGCGCGTATCCGACGGCCGCCGACGTAAATCCTACCACTCTTCCGACAGTTGCCGCGCTCGTGTGCGGCGCCATCCCGAAGACGAGCTCGCCGACGAGGTCGTCGCGCTCGTTCACCTCGTAGAACCGCGGAAGCCCGTAGAACTGTTCGAGCAGGTCGTCGACGAAGTCGGCGGTCCGCAGCATGTGCTCGGCCGCGCCGTCCGAGAGGACGATGTCCTGGACCCGGAGCTCCACGAGCTGGTCGTCGTGGCGCAGGGGCTCGCCGTCGATGTCGGTCTCGTAGCCGATCTCCCGGAGGTGGTCGGCGGTGACGTCGAGCTCCTCGGGCCGGACGGACGTGACCGGGAGGTCCGTCATGTCGTACCTGACGGTGCCGTCCTTGAACGACGTGACGCCGTTCTTCGCGCGCAGGATGCCTTTCTCGATCGGCTCGGGGGTCTTGTTCCGCGAGGTGAGCCCCTGGACCCCCTTGAGGATCTCGAAGGACGCCTCGCGCTCGCCGACGTTCGCCAGCGCGGAGCGGTACGCGTCGTTGAGGTCGACCTCCTGGTACGTCGCCGCGCGCACCTCCCACTCGCAGCGCGGGCACTCGACGCGACCGGCCTCGTCGGGCTCGCAGACGGTGCCGCAGTCGCCGCACTCGTAGTGGGGCTCGGTGTGGACCTCGCAGTCCGGACACCGGGCCTTGTAGGTGTGTTCGCCGCAGTCGGGACAGACCCGGTCGGAGACCTCGACCTCCAGCCGCCCCCGGTGGCCCGAGTCGTCCATCACGCTCGCGGCCTCGGCGACGTCGCGCTGGGGGCCGCCGGCCTCGTTGATCGGGAACAGGGTGTGGACCGCCGGGGAGAGGTCGCGGCTCTCCGACTTCTCGGGGCGGCCCATCCGGTTCCCGATCCGGGTCGGTGCGCGTTCGCGCACCTCGAAGGGCGCGACCTCGTTGACGGCCTTCACGGCGTTCTCGCCGTCGGCCCACTCGCGGGCCGCCGCCGAGAGGTCGCTCTCCTCCCACGTCTTCCGGAGACCATCGTCGACACCGAGCGACCGCGCGAGCGGGCGCCACGTCGGGACCCGGAGGGCGTCCGGGGTGGCGGTGTGCTCGACCAGCAGCGACTCCAAGGCCCCCTGCGTCGTCTCCGTGCGCTCGATCGCGAGGACGCCCTCGACCACGTCGCCGTCGGCGACCGCCTCGGCGAGCGCCTCGAACGCCGCGACCGACACGTCGTGCCAGAGGGAGGTGTACTCCGGGTGGAGCGGGCAGTCGTACTCGCGCGCCCACGCGAGCGCCTCGTCGACGTCGGGGTGTTCGAGGTCGACGTGGGGGTCGTCCCGCAGGGCCTGCACGTCCGCGCCGGCGTCGGCGAACTCCTTGACCCACCACTCGTACACGTACGAGGCGGGCGCGAGCGGGTGGTTGTTCTCGACGAACTCCCCGTAGTTGACGAGGTACTCGCCTAAGTCGAGCACCTTCTCGACGCCGTTTCGGACCTCCTTCGCCTCCTCGGGGTCGTCGATGCGGCGGACCTCGCCGTTCGCGAGCCGGACCGTCGGCCCCTCGATGGAGTCGACGGGGACGACCCCGTGGGCCTTCCCCGGGCGCTCCGTCTTGATCTGCGTGCCGGCCGCGAGGAAGTCGTCGACGAGGTGCATCGTCGCCGGGTGAACCCCGCCGGTCGCGAACCCGTGGTTCCGCGCGCGACCGTACCGGAGCCGGAACCCGCCCGCCTCGCTCGGGTGGGTGAACACGGGGCGACCCGCGATCAGGTCGCGGAGGAACTTCTGCGAGGGCTTCGCGCGCGGCGGGCCGTCGGGCGCCTCGCCGCCGGACTCCGACTCGCTCTCGTCGCCCTCGCTCGCGTCGTCCCCCACGTCCCCGTCCGAGTCGAGCGACTCGCCGTCCGAGCCCCCCTCGTCGCTCGCGCCGGACCCGTCTGTCCCGATCGTCCCGTCGATCAGGTCCTGGAGCCACGGCCAGTCGACCTCGTCGAGGTCGCGGGTGTACCGCTGGATCTTCGGGGCCTTCAGCGCGATCCCCTCGGCGGCGACGAGGCACATCCCGCCGCGCGCGGAGTTGGTGTCGACGCGTTCGAGGTCGCGGAAACCGGAGACCTCCTCGTCGCTCGTCGCCTCCCCGTCGAGCATGATGGGGATGTGCTCGGCGATGAACTTCGACTCCTTGTCCTTCGGCGTGTACTGGAGTCCGGTCTCCTTGTCGTAGAGGGCGATCTCCTCGGCGTAGCGCTCGACCTCCACGTCGCGCGGCTTGTACTCGTCGATGCCCAAAAGCGAGCGGGCGTAGTCGGCGACGAGCACAGAGAGCGCCTGCGCGGTCCCGCCCGCCGACCGGATCGGACCGGCGTAGTAGACGTTGACGAACTCGGTGCCGTCGTCGTTCTCCAGCAGCTCGACCCGATCGATCCCCTCGATCGGCGCGGCGACGACCCCCTCGGTGAGCAGCGCGACCGCGGTCCGGACCGCGCCCTCGACCTTCCCCGCGCGGGAGTCGTAGTCGCCGACCGTCCCCTCGACGAAGTCGGTGACGAGTTCCAGGGCCGCCTCCTCGCGAGACATCTCGCCTTCCAACTCGCGGACGCGTTCCGCGACGCCGTCGATGCCGAGGATGTTCTCGACGCGGTCGGCCATGTCGCGGGCGACGGGGATCTCGACCTCGGGCTCCGGGTCGTACCCCTGTCCCTTCGCCGTCTCCGCGAGCTCCAGCGCCTCGTCGAGCCGGTCTTCGATCCGGGCGAAGTATCGCTCGTCGTCGGGTCTCATCGCCGCGAGACCCGCCTCACAGCCATAAGTCGAGGTCGGTGGTCGCGTCGTGCGACCGTTCCAGCGGCTCGTCGAACGCGCGGAGGTGGCATTCGCCCGCCCAGACCGTCGCGGAGTCGAGGTGGCCGGCGAGCGCCTGCCCGCTCGGCCGCGACAGCACGGCGTGGGTGTGCGCAAACACCTCCCCGTCGAGCAGCGAGACGTTCCCGACGCAGGCGGCGACCTCCAGCGGCTCGTCGAACGTCACCGACTGGTACTCGGTGTCCTCCTGGTCGTAGAACCAGACGTCCGCGTCCTGGACGGCGCCGAGCGCCGTGAACCAGCCCGCCTCGACGTCTTCCGCGCGGGCGAGGTCCTCGATCTCCTCGCGCCAGTCGGCGCCGGTCTCGAACCGCGCGACGTACTCCGCCGTCGTCTCGACTTCCCGGTGGTGCATAGGAACCGCCCACGGCCGCCGGGGGCAAAAAGGCTTCAGTCGCGGCGCGCGTGACCGACTCGAACCGAATTGATATAGCGCCATTAGATTTATACCTGAGAAATCGCGACGGACGGACAACTCACAGAAACCGTCGCTACGGCGTCAAAAACGAGGGAAAAACGGGGTGCGAAAGAGTACTGGACCGGTTCAGAACGGGGCCTGCGGGCCTTCGTCGTCGCCGCCGTCGTCGGTCGTCTCGCCGGGGAACGACGGCGACGTGCCGCCGCTGCTGGTCCCGCCGAGGTCGCCGTCGGCGCCCGAGCCCATGCCCGTATCGGCGTGGACGGTCTCGATCTCCGGGATCTCCTTGACCATCCGGGACTTGATCGCCTGGATCGTCATCGGTGAGATACCGCAGCCGGAGCAGGCGCCGCCGAGCTGGATCGTGACCTCGCCGCTCTCGCGGTCGAGGTGGTTGATGGCGGCGCTCCCGCCGTGCATCTGGATCTGCGGGAAGTTGCGCCGCAGGAAGTTCGTGATCCGCTCGCGGAGCTCGTTTTCCCCGTCGGCTGTGTCCGTGCTCATGCCAGCGAGTTGGCGGGCGGCGGGCTTATGCCTTTGGTTCGCCGGAATGCGACCCCGCTCAGGGGTCACACGCAGGCGCCGACGAAGAGGCGGGTATCGACGGCGAGAGGGGTCCCGTCACTCCGGTCGATCGACCTGAAACGTCCGGTGAAGCTCCGCTTCGATCCGCTCGACGTACTCCTCGAGCGTCTCCTCGAACGTCTCGTCGTCGACGAGCACGCCCTCCAGCCGGTCGCGCGGGTTCTCGGGGAGCTCGACGTAGAACTCGCCGTCCTCGTAGAAGGGTTCGGACTCGTTGAGTATCGTCTGGTCGATCCCGTGGATCAACTGGGAGTCGTGGCGCTCGTTCATGTGGTTGAACGCGTTCTTGTACGCCCGCTGGAGCTCATTGAAGTAGTGGGCGTATTTGTCCTCGAACTTCTCGGGGTCGAACTCGTCGGCCATGTCGGATCCGAGGGCCCCGCGATGAAAAAGCCGGTCGATCGCCGGCGAGACGGCGGAACCGACCGATAGCATCGGGGTCGGCGCTGGAGACGGAGGGGCCTCGTCGAGCGTCGGTCCGGCCGGCAGACACCAATTAAATCATATAATGCTATATCAAAAGATGTGGCCGGATCGAGGGCCGGCGGCGGCGGGACGGCGAGTGCGGCAGGCGGAACCGAGAGTGCGTCGATCGACAGACCGACATGGCGACTCCGAGCACGACCGGCGACCCCGAGCACGACCGGCGGACCGGCCGGACGAGGACGTCACAGGGGTCGTTCCGGTAGCACTCCGGGTTACAGGTCGGTAGGGTTCGGAGAAGAGAGGGACGCGGCGACTACCGGAACCGGCCGAGCAGCCGGTAGTCGTGGTCGGGCTCGTACCGGCGGAACAGCAGGCTGTTGGTGAGGACGCTCACGCTGGAGAACGCCATCGCGCCGGCGGCGAGCACGGGCTGAAGCAGTCCGAGCGACGCCAGCGGGATCATCGCCGTGTTGTACCCGAGCGCCCACACGAGGTTCTGTTTGATCTTCTGGAGCGTCGCGTCGGAGATGCGGATGGCCTTCACCACGTCCAGCGGGTCGTCCCGCATCAGGGTCACGTCCGCGGCCTCGATGGCGACGTCGGTTCCCGAGCCGATGGCGGTCCCGACGTAGGCGACCGCGAGCGCCGGCGCGTCGTTGACGCCGTCGCCGACCATCATCGCCCGTCGGCCGTCAGCTTGGATCGCTTCGACGGCGTCGGACTTGTCCTCGGGGAGGACCCCGGCGCGGACGTTCTCGGGGTCGATCCCGACCCGCTCGGCGACGGCGCGGGCGGTACGCTCGTTGTCGCCGGTGATCATCATCACGTCGATGCCCCGGTCGCGGAGCGCGGCGACGGCGTCCGCCGCGCTCGGCTTGACCGTGTCGGCGTCGGCGACGACGCCGGCCAGCTCGCCCCGGTACGCGACGAGCATCGCCGTCTTCCCCTCGCGTTCGAGGCGTTCCATCGTCTCGGCCGCGGGCGAGGCGTCGATCCCCTCGTCCGCCAGCAGCTTGCGGTTGCCGACCAAGACCTCGTCGCCACCGTCGGACGAGTCCGACGAGCCTCCGGCAAAGCCGGAGACCTCCACCGTCGCGCGGACCCCGTGACCGGGGACGTTCTCGAAGTCGTCAGGGTCGGGGACCTCCAGGCCGCGCTCGCGGGCGCCCTCGACGATGGCGCGCGCGAGGGGGTGCTCGCTGCCGCGCTCGGCGATCGCGGCGAGCCGGAGCACGTCGTTCTCCCCGAGGCGGTCGGCGTCCGGGCTCGCGAGGTCGCCCTCGCCGGCGTCCGTCTGCGACGCCGTCCCGCCGTCGGGGATCGGGTTGCCGTCGCGGTCGAACGCGACCACGTCCGTCAGCTCCATCTCGCCCTCGGTGAGCGTCCCCGTCTTGTCGAAGACGACGGTGTCGACGTCCTTGGCGCGTTCGAGCACGTCACCGCCTTTAAAAAGGACGCCGTTGCCGGCGCCGATCGTGGTGCCGACCATCGTCGCGGCCGGCGTCGCCAGTCCCAGCGCGCAGGGACAGGCGATGAGGACGGCGGAAGCGAACACGACGATGGCGAACTCGAAGACCGAGACGCCGCCGCCGGCGGCCGCCGGACCGCCCGCGACGAGCCCCCACAGCGGGAGCCCGTCGACGAACCCGGCGAGCGCCTCGGGGAACAGGAACCAGACCGCCGCCCAGAGGACCGCGTTGGCGATGACCGCCGGCACGAAGTACGCCGAGATCCGGTCGGCGAGGTTCTGGATATCGGGCTGGCGCGACTGCGCCTCCTTCACCGTCCGGACGATCTGCTGGAGGGCGGTGTCCGCACCGACCTTGGTCGCCTCGACGACGAGCGCGCCGTTCTCGTTGATCGTGGAGCCGACCAC is drawn from Halorubrum sp. CBA1229 and contains these coding sequences:
- a CDS encoding heavy metal translocating P-type ATPase, with amino-acid sequence MPTRTAHLNVTGMSCANCSASIEDALDDLDGVASANANYATDEGSVEYDPEAVSLGEIFDAIESAGYGAVTETVTVAITDMSCANCAEANADALESTPGVIEATVNYATDEAQVRYNPADASLGDLYDAIESAGYSPVRERDEDGDGADGEGSSGDSGQDARDAAREEEIRKQLRLTLFGAVLSVPLLLFMADHLLLDGALFPETVFGVSVGWVQFLLATPVQVVLGRPFYRNSYKALVTNGRANMDVLIALGSTTAYVYSVAVLLDVIAGGVYFDTAALILVFITLGNYLEARSKGQAGEALRKLLEMEADTATLVDEDGNEEEVPLDEVEVGDRMKIRPGEQIPTDGVVVDGQSAVDESMVTGESVPVEKEAGDEVVGSTINENGALVVEATKVGADTALQQIVRTVKEAQSRQPDIQNLADRISAYFVPAVIANAVLWAAVWFLFPEALAGFVDGLPLWGLVAGGPAAAGGGVSVFEFAIVVFASAVLIACPCALGLATPAATMVGTTIGAGNGVLFKGGDVLERAKDVDTVVFDKTGTLTEGEMELTDVVAFDRDGNPIPDGGTASQTDAGEGDLASPDADRLGENDVLRLAAIAERGSEHPLARAIVEGARERGLEVPDPDDFENVPGHGVRATVEVSGFAGGSSDSSDGGDEVLVGNRKLLADEGIDASPAAETMERLEREGKTAMLVAYRGELAGVVADADTVKPSAADAVAALRDRGIDVMMITGDNERTARAVAERVGIDPENVRAGVLPEDKSDAVEAIQADGRRAMMVGDGVNDAPALAVAYVGTAIGSGTDVAIEAADVTLMRDDPLDVVKAIRISDATLQKIKQNLVWALGYNTAMIPLASLGLLQPVLAAGAMAFSSVSVLTNSLLFRRYEPDHDYRLLGRFR